One Salvia splendens isolate huo1 chromosome 22, SspV2, whole genome shotgun sequence DNA segment encodes these proteins:
- the LOC121787663 gene encoding transcription factor MTB1-like, protein MRRESSMAGVSWTDEDRAMASAVLGSKAFNYLISNKVSAECSLMSISNDENLQNKLSDLVEHPNCSNFSWNYAIFWQISRSKIGDLVLGWGDGCCREPRDDEEDYDVTRFLKLRQEDECQQRMRKRVLQKLHISFGGSEDESYAFGLDRVTDAEMFFLASMYFSFSRGEGGPGRCFSSGEHLWLSDAFKSPVDYCVRSFLARNAGVQTVVLVPTDIGVVELGSVRCVPENVEVLRAVRLSFSSLSGIFKSKKVAVNERSKGFVVEQVVPKVFGQDLCSGRVESKGNGDVRKVEHGTINGNGNGNENENSLVWRQYAHAKPATPVEVYNPPRQVKHLLNGQNRKPAQMQIDFGANSRPQSTEAEHSDIEVPCIEESMLVSEDNRPRKRGRKPANGREEPLNHVEAERQRREKLNQRFYALRAVVPNISKMDKASLLGDAIAYITELQNKLKGFESSTGRLSGEASVSETQPNTERPPPSIDIQAGEGKVTLKVSCQLDAHPVSSFVRAIKDARATIVDAKFASGSEKVFHTFVVKSDASERLTKEKLLGAMSRDQQQP, encoded by the coding sequence ATGAGGAGAGAATCTAGTATGGCCGGTGTTAGCTGGACCGACGAGGATAGGGCTATGGCTTCTGCCGTTTTAGGTAGCAAAGCATTCAATTACTTGATTTCAAACAAGGTTTCTGCCGAATGCTCTTTAATGTCGATTAGCAATGATGAGAATCTACAGAACAAGCTCTCAGATCTTGTAGAACATCCCAATTGCTCCAATTTCAGTTGGAATTACGCAATTTTCTGGCAAATTTCTAGGTCAAAAATTGGGGATTTAGTGTTGGGGTGGGGGGACGGGTGCTGTCGTGAGCCCCGGGACGATGAGGAGGATTACGATGTTACTCGGTTCCTCAAACTCCGGCAGGAGGACGAGTGCCAGCAGCGGATGCGGAAGCGGGTTCTGCAGAAGCTGCATATCTCGTTCGGGGGGAGCGAGGACGAGAGCTACGCGTTTGGGTTGGATAGGGTGACGGATGCCGAGATGTTCTTCTTGGCGTCGATGTATTTTTCGTTTAGTCGAGGGGAAGGGGGGCCGGGGAGGTGCTTTAGCTCGGGCGAGCATTTGTGGTTGAGCGATGCGTTTAAGTCGCCCGTTGATTACTGCGTTCGCTCGTTTTTGGCGAGGAATGCGGGGGTGCAGACCGTTGTGTTGGTTCCGACGGATATTGGTGTGGTGGAGTTGGGCTCGGTTAGGTGTGTCCCGGAGAATGTGGAGGTGTTGAGGGCCGTTAGGTTGTCTTTCTCTTCGTTATCGGGGATTTTTAAGTCCAAGAAAGTTGCAGTGAATGAGAGATCGAAGGGCTTTGTAGTCGAACAAGTGGTTCCAAAGGTTTTCGGGCAAGATTTATGCTCTGGTCGCGTGGAATCGAAGGGGAATGGCGATGTTAGGAAGGTTGAACATGGGACGATTAATGGgaatgggaacgggaacgagaaTGAGAACAGTTTGGTGTGGAGACAGTACGCGCACGCTAAGCCTGCAACCCCGGTTGAGGTTTATAATCCTCCAAGGCAAGTAAAACATCTGTTGAACGGGCAGAATCGGAAACCAGCGCAAATGCAGATTGATTTTGGTGCGAATTCGCGACCACAGAGCACAGAGGCAGAGCACTCTGACATTGAAGTTCCGTGTATCGAAGAGAGCATGCTGGTGTCAGAAGACAACAGGCCAAGGAAGCGTGGCCGGAAGCCGGCCAACGGGAGGGAGGAGCCCCTGAATCACGTGGAGGCAGAGAGGCAGCGACGCGAGAAGCTGAACCAGCGTTTCTACGCGCTGAGAGCGGTTGTTCCGAATATTTCCAAGATGGACAAAGCTTCCCTCTTGGGAGATGCGATTGCTTACATAACCGAGCTTCAGAACAAGCTCAAGGGCTTTGAATCTTCTACCGGGAGGCTGTCGGGAGAGGCGTCAGTGTCGGAAACTCAGCCAAATACGGAAAGGCCACCCCCTAGCATAGACATCCAAGCTGGCGAAGGCAAAGTCACGCTGAAGGTGAGCTGCCAGCTCGATGCTCACCCCGTGTCAAGTTTCGTTCGAGCAATCAAGGATGCTCGGGCGACCATAGTAGACGCAAAATTTGCCTCCGGGAGCGAGAAAGTGTTCCATACCTTTGTTGTCAAATCAGATGCATCGGAGCGGCTAACCAAGGAAAAGCTGCTCGGAGCTATGTCACGCGATCAGCAGCAGCCGTAG